A part of Aspergillus flavus chromosome 5, complete sequence genomic DNA contains:
- a CDS encoding serine/threonine protein kinase: protein MSFLSTPIHLVGTVSVWDAQLKRDIDSFPIYSNAEVYVGRDQRRCNHVVKDPVISNIHLRIYTIIFDRENPDEVAPLVYAQDLSMNGTSWNGYPMGKGRGSFLLSDGDVLQLSPRLSLHIRCAAQGKEDCFDMLQMIEMKVFEDQYKVTPQKLGSGAYGQVHMAFKKSTGQQLACKIVDLRALKNKVIREAEDQQSRHFKESTFPHSKNRLLVIRAFKESLQRKIQGRLDVYSREARILESLCHPNIIRIEKVIESSNTIYLFQELVTAGDLFSYIQYKGGKLDDIEAAVIVRQVLMALDYLHQRGIVHRDLKPDNILMTSLADGCRVVLTDFGCARLVRPTIERMSTLIGTFDYSAPEMHKSKQGYTKAVDLWSLGCVAAVLLTGDIPFKNSLTAHPTDLSRERNLEKLEADMDWNRIGQRARDFVRKLLVFDETKRIDVKQALNHNWFTNPAHRVEFEALYRRAIRGWQPHKGFANTVRLTGI, encoded by the exons ATGTCGTTCTTATCAACACCTATTCACCTTGTTGGTACTGTATCAGTGTGGGATGCACAACTCAAAAGGGATATCGATTCTTTCCCTATATACAGTAACGCAGAAGTATACGTAGGTCGTGATCAAAGGCGCTG CAACCATGTCGTGAAGGACCCAGTCATCTCCAACATCCATCTACGGATCTACACAATTATATTTGACCGAGAAAACCCCGATGAAGTTGCGCCTTTAGTATATGCTCAAGACCTGTCGATGAATGGCACCTCATGGAACGGTTACCCTATGGGAAAGGGCAGGGGAAGTTTTCTTCTTAGTGACGGTGATGTACTACAGTTGTCTCCGAGGCTCTCTCTACATATCCGTTGCGCTGCCCaggggaaagaagattgTTTTGACATGCTTCAAATGATAGAGATGAAG GTGTTTGAAGACCAGTACAAAGTTACACCGCAAAAGTTGGGATCTGGAGCTTACGGACAAGTACACATGGCATTTAAGAAGAGCACCGGTCAGCAACTCGCGTGTAAGATTGTGGACCTCCGAGCTTTGAAGAACAAGGTTATTAGGGAAGCAGAAGATCAGCAGTCTAGGCACTTTAAAGAAAGCACGTTTCCCCACAGCAAAAACAGGTTACTCGTTATTCGTGCTTTTAAGGAATCACTTCAAAGGAAAATCCAGGGGAGACTTGACGTATACAGCCGCGAGGCCAGGATACTTGAAAGCCTTTGTCAT CCCAACATCATTAGGATTGAGAAAGTCATCGAATCGAGCAATACAAT TTACCTCTTCCAGGAGCTCGTGACTGCTGGTGACCTATTCTCCTACATCCAGTATAAAGGCGGAAAATTAGATGATATTGAAGCCGCAGTCATCGTGCGACAGGTCCTGATGGCCTTGGACTATCTGCACCAGCGGGGAATTGTCCATCGTGATCTGAAGCCAGACAATATTCTTATGACATCTCTAGCAGATGGATGCAGAGTCGTGCTCACTGATTTCGGATGCGCCAGACTTGTGCGGCCAACTATTGAGCGGATGTCTACGCTGATCGGCACATTCGACTATAGCGCCCC TGAGATGCACAAGTCTAAGCAAGGCTATACAAAAGCCGTAGATTTGTGGTCGCTGGGCTGTGTAGCAGCCGTACTCCTGACCGGGGACATTCCATTTAAGAACTCATTGACAGCTCATCCGACAGATCTTTCTCGAGAGCGTAATCTTGAGAAACTCGAAGCCGATATGGACTGGAACAGAATTGGACAACGCGCGAGGGACTTTGTCCGCAAGCTTCTCGTGTTTGATGAAACGAAGCGCATAGACGTTAAGCAAGCGCTGAATCACAACTGGTTCACCAACCCAGCTCATCGGGTGGAGTTCGAAGCGCTATACCGACGAGCGATCAGGGGTTGGCAGCCTC ATAAGGGATTCGCCAACACCGTCAGGCTCACAGGAATATGA
- a CDS encoding putative C2H2 finger and ankyrin domain protein (unnamed protein product), protein MATEASIAEGILKRPLYVYDLPQELLATLSTKSEDDAISTPDNAVNTPERSEDTVQEHAVATSTSCALCNVSFLNVQEQRGHVRSDHHRYNLKAQLRGNPTLNEVEFNKAVGELDESISGSESSSEEDEDDGTQLTALLKRQAKISQTGEEEDAPSNKRTGKNPLFWLSSSLLPSNTSLGVYRALFSDAEQEEPMYLVDSLRKKQLAPINTPRNNDQTQGPSASSSPNVFLCMIGGGHFAAMIVSLAPEIHRKQGGVVERQARVIAHKTFHRYTTRRKQGGSQSASDAARGAAHSAGSSLRRYNEAALEKEIRELLSDWRKMIDDAQLLFVRATGSTNRRILFGQYDGQVLRQNDPRLRGFPFSTRRATQGELMRCFKELTRVKVSQIDEAALAAAETKQREETSKPSTPRPQQQKPKVSKEDEAAMLHTTQIQALIRRSKIPALMSYLSKNSIPSSFTFQPSDSQQNFRCPTALHLASNLNSPAMVSALLTKAEADPTAINGEGRTPFELAGDRATRDAFRVARHELGESKWNWDVAKVPSPISKADVDSRAERERKAAEEEEKNRRKAELHRLKMEDAAKEALQAKRSGGRALGSVEKTASEKREEEMRGMTPEMRMRLERERRARAAEERIKRMQGK, encoded by the exons ATGGCCACGGAAGCTTCTATCGCGGAAGGGATCCTAAAGAGGCCGCTGTATG TGTATGATCTTCCGCAGGAACTACTCGCAACGTTGAGCACCAAAAGCGAGGATGATGCGATAAGTACACCAGATAATGCAGTTAATACACCCGAAAGGTCCGAAGATACTGTACAAGAACATGCGGTTGCTACATCTACCTCTTGCGCCCTCTGTaatgtttctttcttgaatgtCCAAGAGCAGCGAGGTCATGTCCGGTCAGATCACCATCGGTACAATCTCAAGGCCCAGCTTCGAGGCAATCCCACATTGAACGAGGTTGAGTTCAACAAGGCGGTTGGGGAGTTGGACGAATCGATTTCTGGATCCGAGTCGTCatcggaagaggatgaagacgacgggACGCAGCTCACTGCCTTGTTGAAAAGGCAAGCGAAGATCTCGCAAacaggtgaagaagaggatgcgCCATCGAATAAGCGGACCGGAAAGAATCCGTTATTTTGGCTTTCGAGCTCTCTTCTACCGTCCAACACTTCGTTAGGTGTATATAGGGCTTTGTTCTCAGATGCTGAACAGGAAGAGCCTATGTACCTTGTTGATTCTCTGCGGAAGAAACAACTAGCCCCCATCAACACGCCACGGAATAATGACCAGACTCAAGGGCCTTCTGCATCATCTAGCCCAAATGTATTCCTGTGTATGATCGGTGGTGGTCACTTTGCGGCAATGATCGTTTCCCTGGCCCCTGAAATTCACCGCAAACAAGGCGGCGTGGTCGAGAGGCAGGCTCGAGTGATAGCGCACAAAACGTTCCATCGTTATACAACTAGGCGAAAACAGGGAGGATCGCAATCTGCTAGCGATGCTGCTAGAGGAGCTGCACATTCGGCTGGTTCTAGTCTAAGACGTTACAATGAGGCtgcgctggagaaggagattaGAGAACTGTTATCAGATTGGAGGAAAATGATCGATGATGCCCAATTGCTATTTGTTCGGGCCACAGGCAGTACAAATCGTCGGATTTTGTTCGGTCAGTACGATGGTCAGGTTCTGAGGCAGAACGACCCTAGGTTGAGAGGGTTCCCCTTCAGCACACGCCGCGCTACTCAAGGAGAACTTATGAGATGCTTCAAGGAATTGACTCGCGTAAAAGTGAGTCAGATTGATGAAGCCGCCCTTGCAGCAGCTGAGACCAAACAACGAGAGGAAACATCAAAACCATCTACTCCACGGCCTCAGCAGCAAAAGCCAAAAGTGTCTAAGGAGGACGAAGCTGCTATGCTTCATACAACCCAAATACAGGCACTCATCCGTCGCTCTAAAATCCCAGCATTGATGTCGTATCTCTCTAAGAACTCgattccctcttccttcacGTTCCAGCCCTCAGATTCTCAGCAGAACTTCCGTTGTCCTACTGCTCTTCATCTCGCTTCAAACCTTAATTCACCAGCGATGGTTTCTGCCCTTCTTACCAAAGCGGAGGCAGACCCGACAGCCATCAATGGTGAAGGGAGAACACCCTTTGAGCTCGCAGGTGATCGGGCCACGCGTGATGCCTTCCGCGTTGCTCGTCACGAACTTGGCGAGTCGAAATGGAACTGGGATGTCGCCAAGGTGCCATCGCCAATATCAAAAGCCGACGTTGATAGCAGGGCAGAAAGGGAGCGAAAAgcagcagaggaagaagagaaaaatcgACGTAAAGCTGAATTACATCgcttgaagatggaggatgCCGCCAAGGAAGCTTTACAAGCAAAGCGCTCGGGTGGCAGAGCCTTAGGATCCGTAGAGAAGACTGCTTCCGAGAAAAGGGAGGAAGAAATGCGTGGCATGACGCCAGAAATGAGGATGCGATTGGAAAGAGAACGCCGGGCACGGGCAGCTGAAGAACGTATCAAGCGGATGCAAGGGAAGTAG